One Calonectris borealis chromosome 15, bCalBor7.hap1.2, whole genome shotgun sequence DNA segment encodes these proteins:
- the RUFY1 gene encoding RUN and FYVE domain-containing protein 1 isoform X6, giving the protein MEERANLMNMMKLSIKILIQSALSLGRTLDSDFPPLQQFFVVLEHCLKHGLKVKKTFIGQNKSFFGPLELVEKLCPEASDIATSVKNLPELKTAVGRGRAWLYLALMQKKLADYLKVLLDHKHLLSEFYEPDALMMEEEGAVIVGLLVGLNVIDANLCLKGEDLDSQVGVIDFSLYLKEAQDSDGKHCTVADLQNKIDCLEKTNSKLQEELAAATDRIGSLQEEQQQLKQQNELIRERSEKSVEVTKEDTKVELDTYKQSRQGLDEMYSDVWKQLKEEKKMRLELEKELELQIGMKTEMEIAMKLLEKDTHEKQDTLVALRQQLEEVKAINLQMFHKSQNAECSLQQKTEAISSFEGKTNEMMSSMKQMEERLQHAEKARQAAEERCNKMKQELAGRLDACRQQMSQLDSKCSTLEKELKSEKEQRQTLQRELHQEKDATTLLKTELQQMEGLKKELRKLQDEKQQLEKVCEEQEQALQEMGLHLSQSKLKMEDIKEVNKALKGHTWLKDDEATHCKQCEKEFSISRRKHHCRNCGDIFCNTCSSNELALPSYPKPVRVCDTCHTLLLQRCSSNSS; this is encoded by the exons ATGGAGGAGCGCGCAAACCTCATGAACATGATGAAGCTCAGCATCAAAATCCTGATCCAGTCGGCCCTGAGCCTGGGCCGGACCCTGGACTCCGACTTCCCGCCCTTGCAGCAGTTCTTCGTGGTGCTGGAGCACTGCCTCAAGCACGGGCTGAAAG TGAAGAAGACTTTTATTGGACAGAACAAATCGTTTTTTGGTCCTTTGGAGCTAGTAGAAAAACTTTGTCCTGAAGCATCAGATATAGCAACTAGTGTTAAAAATCTGCCAGAGTTGAA GACTGCTGTAGGAAGAGGAAGGGCTTGGCTTTATCTAGCTCTCATGCAAAAGAAACTGGCAGATTATCTAAAAGTACTCTTGGACCATAAGCATCTATTAAG TGAATTTTACGAACCTGATGCATTgatgatggaggaggaaggagcagtcaTTGTGGGTCTGCTAGTTGGACTGAATGTTATTGATGCAAACCTTTGCTTGAAAGGAGAAGACTTGGACTCCCAG gttGGAGTGATTGATTTTTCCTTGTACCTTAAGGAAGCACAGGACAGTGACGGCAAACA ttGCACGGTCGCAGATCTTCAGAACAAAATAGACTGTTTAGAAAAGACCAATTCAAAACTCCAGGAAGAG CTTGCAGCAGCAACTGACCGAATTGGATCACttcaggaagagcagcagcagttaaaacaacaaaatgaatTAATTCGTGAACGGAGTGAAAAAAGTGTAGAG GTAACAAAAGAGGATACAAAAGTAGAACTGGATACTTACAAGCAGTCACGCCAGGGTCTTGATGAAATGTACAGTGATGTTTGGAAGcagttgaaagaagaaaaaaaaatgaggctg GAACTAGAGAAAGAGTTGGAGCTACAAAttggaatgaaaacagaaatggaaattgcCATGAAACTTCTGGAAAAAGATACCCATGAAAAACAAGACACTTTAGTTGCACTTCGCCAACAGTTAGAAGAAGTGAAGGCTATTAATTTGCAGATGTTTCACAAATCTCAG AATGCAGAGTGTTCAttacaacagaaaacagaagcaatatcctcttttgaaggaaaaacaaatgagatGATGTCCTCTATGAAACAAATGGAAGAGAG ATTGCAGCATGCAGAAAAGGCAAGGCAGGCTGCGGAAGAAAGATGCAACAAGATGAAGCAAGAGCTTGCTGGCAGGCTTGACGCTTGTCGGCAACAGATGTCCCAACTGGATAGCAAATG ctcaaCTCTGGAAAAGGAGTTAAAATCTGAAAAGGAACAGAGGCAAACTTTGCAAAGAGAACTACACCAAGAGAAGGATGCTACCACTCTGCTTAAAACAGAATTGCAACAAATGGAAGGACTGAAAAAG GAACTGAGAAAATTGCAAGATGAGAAGCAGCAGTTAGAGAAAGTCTGTGAGGAGCAGGAGCAAGCTCTTCAAGAAATGGGACTTCATCTCAGCCA atcgAAGTTGAAGATGGAAGATATTAAAGAAGTAAATAAAGCGCTAAAG GGTCATACCTGGCTGAAGGATGATGAAGCAACACACTGCAAGCAATGTGAAAAGGAATTCTCCATCTCAAGAAGGAAG CATCACTGCAGAAACTGTGGGGACATCTTCTGCAACACTTGTTCTAGTAATGAACTTGCACTGCCATCGTATCCTAAACCTGTCCGTGTTTGTGATACTTGTCACACTTTACTACTTCAGCGGTGTTCGTCTAATTCCTCCTAA